The Qipengyuania aurantiaca genome contains the following window.
AACGGGCACTCGCCAGCGCGTGAGGCGTTGGGTCCCCATGGATCGCACAACACTTCAGAACGACTGGTTCGACCTCACCCGCGAACGGATGCCCCAGGCTGCGCAGGCGCGCGGATGGCCAGTGCGGTTCGACCATTGTTTTCAGCGCATCCTGCTCGACAACGCGGTTGGTGCAAAGTGGAATGAGCAAATTCCTGCGCCCGCCTATCGCAACGCGCCGGACGAGATCTTGCAGCGTGCCGTCGCGCTTGGCCGTGCGGCCATGGAAGGCACGGAAGACCTTGCCGAGCTCAACCGCAACTCGCTCGGTTTTCGCGGGAAGCTGAAGCCTTGAAACCATCAAAAAGCCGGACACCCGCAAGGATGCCCGGCTCGAGTTGCGACCCTTTGTGGGCTTGTTTTTAAACTTATTTGATCCCGATGACGTCGGGGTTGTTGTCCCGGTCGCCGCTCACCGTGCCGCCGTAGCGGACCGAGCGCTGCAGGATCAGGCCGGCGAGGTGCGGCGCGGCCATCGAGGTGCCCGAGAGATAGGCGTAACCACCGTTGAGGTAGGTCGAGACGATGTCCACGCCCGGCTCGGCCACGTCGATCGGCGGGTTGCCGTAGTTGGAAAAGCTGGCGAAGCGGTCGTTGCTGTCGCTGGCCGACACCGTCCAGATGTAGGTCCCGTTGACGCGTCCCGGCGACGAATAATTCGCATTCATCGCCTCGTTACCGGCAGCAAGGGTGAAGTAGATGCCGCGGTTCGAAGCGCGTAGCACGGCGTTGTCGAGCGTGGAGCTCGTGCCGCCGCCAAGGCTCATGTTCACGACATCGCCCGGTGAAGCATAGCGATAGGTGTGGTCGACCGCTGCAAGGACGGCGGAATTCGAACCCTCGCCGCTTGCACCGAAGACGCGAAGCGACACGACCGGCGCACCCGGAGCCACGCCGACGACACCCGCACCATCGCCCTTAGCAGCGATCGTGCCGGCAACGTGTGTACCGTGACCATTGCCGTCACCGGTGCTCGACGTACCCGACACGAAGCTGCGCGAACGGCCGCGGTCGATGTTGAGATCCGGGTGGTCGGCGATCCCGCTGTCGATCACCCATGCGCGGCGGAAACCCGAACCCGTGCCACCTCCGACACGCGCAACACCCCAAGGAGTGTAATCGGCCGTGATGCTGACGTCCCTGGTCGGCTTTCCGCGCTGCTTGGTGGCGATTGCCATGACCTGGTCCTGCTCGCACGACTCGATCGCCGGATTGCCGTTCATGACGCGGCCAATCGCGTGATCGGGAATCTGCAACGCAAAACCCTTCACGGCGCCGGTGTAGACGTGCTTGATACGCCCCTGCCCGCGATTGGCGGCGCGGCCTGCTTCCTGCGCCACGGCATTGCCGGGGGTGTTGAAGTTCATGGTGCAGATCCAGCTGCCCGAAATCTTCTGGCCGGCACGCTCGATGGCTGGGTTTACCCGTTCTTCACCGGCGCGCAAGCTGGCTCCGTTCTGGGCGATAAGGGTCGTCGGGATGGCGGCAAGCACCATCGCCGTGAGAAGCGACTTCTTCATTGTTTTTTCTCCCAAAATTGCGAGTTTCCACTCGCCGTTTCAGGAGTATGTGTAAGGCAATGTTTGCCAAGCCTGTTTTGTCGCTGCGCTGCAGCAATGTAACGAGTTGCCTCGCTTGCAATTCCCGATTGTTTCAGTGAGATGAACGGAAATTGTATAAAAACGACATTTAGAAAAACGATCTGCTTCGGATGAACGTTCACTTCCGAAACATACTAATTTTTGCGTCTTTTTTGCCGCAGTTTCTGAAAACTTCATCTTAACCAAGTGCGGCCTTGACGAAAGCGACAGTTGATACGTGCTTGCCCTAAGGGCGAGCGTATCGGGGCGGCCTTGGCAGCCGCCCCGACAAACAGAATCACATACCGGCATCGCCGATAGTGGCTGGACCGTCGTCCGAAACCGCGCTGTCCGCCGCCTCATCGCCGGCGACAAGGCCGCGGGCTTCGAGCATCGGGGTCACGTCAGGGGCGCGACCGGCGAAGTTTTCGAACATCTTGAAGTAGTCCATCGTGCCGCCGCGGCTGAGCACGGTAGCGCGGTAGTGATCGCCATTGGCGCGGGTCAGTCCACCGTTCTCGAGGAACCACTTGCGGCTATCGCGGTCGAGCATTTCGGTCCACAGATAGCTGTAATAGCCTGCCGAATAGCCGGTCGGGCCACTGAAAATGTGGTTGAAATAGGTGCTACGATAGCGCGGCGGGACGAGGTCGATCTCCAGACCCAGCTCCTCCAGCGAATTGCGTTCGAAGGCGCTGACCTTCTCCGGCGTATCGAGCGCGGCGGCTTCTTCGGGCGAGAGCGCGGCCCACTTCATGTCCAGCAGGGCGGCTTCGACGACTTCGCCGAAATCGTAGCCCTGGTTGAACTTGGACGCGGCCTCGATCCGGTCGACCATCGCCTGCGGGATGGTTTCGCCGGTCTGGTAGTGCTTTGCGTAATTGCGCAGCACATCGGGGTAGGTTGCCCACATTTCGTGGACCTGGCTCGGATATTCGACGAAGTCGCGTGCCGTGGCCGTGCCCGAGAGGCTTTCGTAGCGCTGGTCGGCGAAGAAGCCGTGCAGCGCATGGCCGAACTCGTGGAAGGTCGTGTTGACCCAGTCGAAGCTGACCAGCTGCGGTTCGCCCGCGGGCGCCTTCGGGATGTTGAGCACATTGTAGATCACCGGCTTGGTGCCCCACAGATGGCTCTGGTCGACGAAGTTGCTCATCCACGCACCGCCGCGCTTGGAAGGGCGCTGGAACGGGTCGAAGTAGAACAGGCCCAGTTCGCTGCCGTCGCGGTCGAACACGGTGTAGGTCCACACGTCGGGGTGATAGACCGGCAGGTCCGTGCGGCGTTCGAAGGTCAGGCCGTAGAGCTTTTCCGCCATGTAGAAGACGCCGTCTTCCAGCATCGTGTCGAGCTGGAAATACTCCATCATCGCGTCTTCATCGAGCTCGTACTGCTCGGCCTTGATGCGGTTGGCGTAGCGATACCAATCCCATGGCTTCACTTCATAATTGCCGCCATCGGCTGCGATGGCCGCGTTAAGCATTGCGGCTTCGCGGCGCTGCGTCGCGGCGAGCGCCGGGACCATCTGTTCCATGAAGTCGAGCGCGGTCTCGGGGGTCTCCGCCATGCGGTCCCACATCGCGTAGGTCGCCCAGTCCGGCTTGCCGAACAGAGCGGCCTTTTCGGCGCGCAGTTCGGCGATACGGGCGATGAGGAGGCGCGTGTCGATATCGGTCGTGCCGTCGGCGCGGTGATAGCTTGCCATGAACAGCTTCTCGCGCGCGGCGCGATTAGTCATGCTCGGCAGAAGCGGCTGCTGCGTCGTGTTCTGCAGCGCTATGGCGTATTTGCCTTCGTGGCCCAGTTCAGCCGCGAATTCGGCCGCCGAGGTGATGTCGGCGTCCGAAAGGCCAGCAAGGTCGCTGCGGTTGTCGAAGATCACCGGCTGATCCGCCATGGCATCCTTGGCCTGCTGGCTGAATTCGGTGGTCAGCGTGGACAGTTCGGTGTTGATCGCCTTCACGCGTTCACGCTGCGTCTCGGTCAGGAGCGCGCCGGCCTGCACCATGCTGTCATAGGTGTTTTCGAGCAGCGTCGCGTCTTCGGGCGTCATCGTCATCGCGGCGCGGTTGTCGTAGACGGCCTTCACGCGGGCGAAGAGCGCGGGATCGAGGGTGATGCTGTCGCTATGCGCGGTCAGCAGCGGGCTGACTTCGGTGTTGATTTCGTCAAGACGGTCGGTGGTGTTCGAGCCGGTCAGCGCGAAGAAGACCCGCGAGACGCGGCCGAGCATGCGGCCGGACTTTTCGTAAGCGACAATCGTGTTTTCGAATGTCGCCGGAGCGGGGTTGGCCTTGATCGCCTCGATTTCGGCCTTCTGGATCGCCATGCCCTGGCGGAAAGCGGGGAGGTAGTCGTCCTCCGAAACGGCTTCGAAATCGGGTGCGAGGAACGGTAGGTCGCTGTCGGCAGCGAAATAGCCGGTGCCCTTGGGGATCGAAACCGCGGCGTCCACGGCGGCGTCGGCGATGGGGTCCATTTCTCCTCCGGGAGCGGTGGTGCAGGCGGACAGAAGGGCGGCTGCGGCGGTGGTGGCCAGAATATGGGCCTTCATGGTTTCTCCAGTTTTATCTCAGGTGCTGCATGCCAACGCGCGAGATCGCAGGTTGGTTGCAAATGCGACAGAATGTGCGGGAGCCTAGGTAGCCGACAGTAACAAGGGCTGAACGTCCAACCGCACAGGGTCTTCGATAGACGGCGTTCAGCTCCCTTCCAACGCCTCGCCCTGACCGCGTTCGGCCTGGTTGCGCGCCGCGAGCGCGGCCTCTTCGAGCGCCTGGTTGTTGACCGTCATCACCTTGGGCTGGCCGCTGTCATCGACCACCAGCCACAGCGAACCCAGCTCGAAAAAAGCCCCCTGGTCCTTCTCGACCGTCATTTGCGACAGGTCGAGCCGCTGCAGGAGGTCGAGCATCCGCTCATCGAAGATATCGTCGAACAGGGTATCGATCTGTGTTTCGGTCAGTTCGTGCCGATTGCCCGCGTCGTCGATGTATAGGAGGGGGATACCGACCTGCTCGAGGATGCGCGCGCGGTCGCCGCTACGGGCCGCATCGCGAAGCGCCGAAATGGCGGCTTCGAACTGGCTGGGGCTGGTCCCGGTCGCACAGGAAATCGCGCCGCCTTTCACCGCATCGTGCTGCTTGTCGAACTCGATGTCGGGATCGTCCTGCTCCGACCAGACCATCAGCAGGCAATTGTCGCCCGGGTCGGGCTCGGCCTGCGCTTCCACCGCGCGTAGCAGCTGCTCGCTCGGCGGATCGTCACCTACCACTTCCTCGGTCACCGGCGAACAGGCCGCAAGCGGCGCTGCGAGCAGGATCGTGCAGGTTGTGCGGATGCGGGAGAGGGTCATTCGGCCTTCGCGTGGTAAGTGACGACAGGATCGTAGAGCGAGCCTGCTTCGCGCAGGAAACTCTCGTACAATATGTAGGTATCGACGCGCCATGGGCCAAGAGCGAGGCTTTCGTTGCGGGCGAGGAATGGGGCCAGCGATCCGGCCGCTGCGTTGAGCCGCGCCAGCGTGATGTGGGGCGTGAACTTGCGGGTCTCGGCAGGCAGACCGCAGCGCTGGCACAGGCGCTCGATCCGGGCCTGGAGACGGGTGAGCGGCTCGCTAGGCGCAATACGCGCCCAGACCGAGGATGGGCGGGATTTTCGCTCGAAATATCCGACACCTGCGATGGAGAGTTCGAACGGTTCGAAGGCGAGCGTCTCGGCTTCTTCGGCCAGATCATCGGCGCGATGGGCGTCGACCTCGCCGATATAGCGTAGCGTCAGGTGCAGCTGGTCGTCGTCCTGCCAGCGGGCGTTCTCGAGATCGTCCATCGTGTCGATCAGCGCGTCGCGCAGCGGTGCAGGCGGGCGAAGGGCAAAGAAGAGGCGGTGGGTCATTATGCGTCGGCCCGGGAACACTCAGGCGGTTTGGACGACGACCCGGTTCCGGCCGCCTGCCTTGGCTTCGTAAAGCGCCTTGTCGGCGCGTTTGATGGCGCTGCCGATGGCTTCGCTTGCGCGATGCTCGGCCACGCCGATGGAGGCGGTGCCGAGGAGGCCGGTCAGACCGAATTCTGCGGCGACGGCCTTGATGGCCGCACGAATGGCCTCCGCGATTTCATGGGCACGGGCTGGATCGTCCAGCGCAAGGAAAACGGCAAACTCCTCGCCGCCAAGCCGCGCGGCGAAATGGTTCTCGTCGCCGAGGTCGCGCACATTCTGTTGCAGCGCCTGCCCCACAGCGATCAGCACACGGTCGCCGATGTCGTGGCCATGCTGGTCGTTGACCTGCTTGAAGTTGTCGAGATCGAGCAGGAGGACGTGATTCCTCTCGCCCGGTGCCGGTGTGACAAGCTCGCTCTCGAAGAGCGCCCTGCGGTTGTATAGGCCGGTGAGCGGATCGCGATTGGCGAGGAACTCGGCGCGCGCCAGCGCTTCGGCGAGGTCTTCGCCGAGGCGATGGTTGTTTACGAGCGTCTCGGCGGCCGCGTATTTCTGCCGCGCCGCGGCAAGGCTGAAGGAAGCGACGGCGAGATAGATCAGGCCTACGCCGAGCGACATCCAAGTCCCGAATGGCGAGGGGGCCTGCAGCATGGCAATCCAGAAGGTGGCCAGGAAGGCGAGGCCGAAGGGATACCAGACCCAAGGCAGCGGCGAGCAATGCACCGCCACGAGGCTGGTACAGATGAGCACTGACGCGGCCACGATAAAGGCAGCCGGATGGAGATTGGGCTCAAAAAACACCGGCGCGAGCAGGAGCGCCCAGCTTGCTCCGCCAAACAGGCCGATAGGGAGTGCCAGCGCGGGAGGCATTGCAGGGCGTTTGCCCGCAGCAAACTTTTTCCGGATCGAGATATAGACCGATGTCATGAACAGCGTTGCTGCGAGCCGGAAAAGGATCGGGATGTGGAAATCTGCGGCGTTGGGCAGGAGCTGCGAAACCGCAGCGATAATAAGCGTCCCCACGATGTTGGAATAGATCGTGCGGCCTTCGGTCTCGGCAACGCTGCGCAACACCTCGGCCTCGCGCTCCCCATGCCAGTCGGGGTCGCGTTCGGACAGGCTGGGAGTGGTTGCGAAGCGCGCGGTGCTTGACGCCATCATTGCCCCTTATCGTCGATCGAGACTTTCCGCTAGCCTTCCTAGCTGGATACCGAACGCGATGTGGAAACCTCGCGGGGGTCCTCGTAGCTGGCTTCCATAAAGATTTTCGCCCGGCGTTCCGAACGGAATTCCAGTCCGCGGGCGACTTTGCCGGCGGCATGGGTATAGTCGAGTTCGGCAGCGATGCCTTCGTAATCGGCCGCGTTGATGGCGGCGTTCAGACGCGGGCTCTCGCGGTCCGACACATTGCCGAGGCCCACATTGTAAACGAGGTCGAGCAAGGCATCGAACTCGTGCTGGTACAGCGGTAAATCGCCCACAAGGATGCGGACGCCGCGCTCGGCTGTCTTGAGGTCGTCTTCAAGAAAAGCAAGCACCTGTTCGTCGCTGATGCGGTCGCCCACGCGAAGATTGTCTGCCGGGCGGATGAGGTGGCCGACGCCCACGGTCGGGTAGCCGGCGACATCGCGGTAAACGGTGTAACGCACGCCTTCCTCTTCGATCAGCGCCTGCTTGAATTCGTCACTGGCGGTCAGCAGGGCGGCGGGCTTACGCACCTCTTCCATTTCCACCGCGCTGATGGTCACGGCAGGCGTCACGGTCGGCTTCGCCTTCTGGGTTGGCGGACCGGTGAAGGCGGCAAGGCTCATGGCTCCCGCCCCCATGAGGAGCGATGCGCGTTTGCGCGTCGAAAGGCGCGGTTTGACCTTGTAGACCTTGGCGGCCGCCTGGCGTGCGCGCTTCAGTTCGCGGCGATGGTCGCGATGACGGCGGATGCGCTGGAGGAAGGATTTGGCACCCTTCTGCTCGCCTGCATGCGGGGTGGAAGTCCATTTTTCGTTGTCGAGCGGGCGGTCGAGTTCCGCCATGATCGCTTTCAGTCGCTCGCTCTGGAGCGAATTGATCTGCGATTGCCTGCTGAGGGTGGCGGACGGCGACGAGCCCGGTTTTCTTTCATTGTCTGACATGAATTCGGTGCGCCTTGTATTCTGCTATTCGAGACCGGAACGGCGCGGTTTCGCCCTCCGGTCGCCCAGCCGTGTCTTTGCGAAAACGCGCATAGAGGTGGGCGTGTATGCTTAAGGAACGGTCGGGGAGGGCACTTGGGTCCACGCTTCACCGCCGCTGCAGAACAGATGGCGGTCGGACGGTGCACGCTCAGGCGGCGGCCTGCACCCGGTTGCGGCCTGCGTTCTTGGCCGCGTAACACGCCGCATCGGCGCGCTGGAGAGCTTCATCGAGCTCTTCGCCCGGATGCCAACGCGCGATGCCGATGGAGGCTGTCGTTTCGAGAGCTCCGATATCGGCAGCCGCTGCGGAGATTTGCGTAATATCGCCCCGCAGCGCCTCGGCCACGCGGCGCGCGGTGTCGCAATCGGTGTCTTGCAGGAGGGCGACAAACTCCTCTCCGCCGAGGCGGAAGGCCATGTGGCCGCTGCCTTTCATGCCGTCCAGCCTCGCGCCGATGGCATCAGCTGCTGCCACCAGCACACGATCGCCGGCCGAGTGGCCGAATTTATCATTGATGCTCTTGAACCGGTCGAGGTCGATCATCAGCACCTGCCGCAGGCCCCCGTCGGCGGCTCTTTCGCGCTGCTCGAACAGCTTGCGGCGGTTGTATAACCCGGTGAGCGGATCGCAGGCCCCGAGGTATTCCGCCTTGGCCAGCGCTTGCGCCAAATCCTGCGAGAGCAACCGGTTTTCCACCAGCACGGCGGCTGAAGTGATGATGTGCTCCCCGGCGTTGTAGGCGTACATGCGAATGCCAGCGACGGTGATCGCTGCCACGGCGATGATCCACATATTGGCTGTCGATGCCAATTGGCTCGGGACAATCACGCACATGGTGAGGAAGAAGCTGGCGAGCATCATGTCCCGTGGTCCCCGCATCGCAGCCAGCGTGGTCGAAATGAGTGTGAGTGCGACGAGCACGACGCAGCCAACAAGCAATTGCGCGGCAAACGGCGTGCCTGCGGGTGCGGGCAGCAGCAGCATTGCGAGGGTGAACCCCGTCAGCCCCATTGCCAGCATCATGCGTCGATGCGGCCAGGTCGTGCGCCTGTTCTCGCGCACCGCGAGATTGAGCAGCGCAGCCGCACGGCGGGTGAAAGTGAAGGACGCCAAGCGCAGGCCGAGCAGCAGGTAGAAAGGCCCCGGCAAGGCGTAGAAAGCGAAGGAGAGGGCGAGTAGGGCCATGGCAAGCAGGCTGCTGCTGAGCGAACGCCGCTCGCGCTCCAGCATGGCGAGCATAGTCTCCTGCTGCACCGCGCGCGGATCGACATCCGGCGAAGCGCCGGCACGATCGGTCGGTCCAGAATGCGGCTCGTGCGCCATGATTTTGTGCAAGTCCTCCCCCGCTATCCGGCAGGCTAGCGGGAAAACCTTAACAAAACCGAAGCGCCTGTTAACTTTCGCATGGCATTGCACACATTCTGGCCCGTGATCGCTTCTAAAGCACGAAGTCTGCGCTGGTCAGATCCGTCACCCCTTAGAGCGCGATGATGAAGTCGGCCGAACCGTCGTTGTCGGTGCGCCTCCGAGAAAGGTGTTGCCGCCCGCGACATAGCTGACCAGCTCGCCCACCGTGCCGGTAAAGGCGCCGCTTGCGGTGAAGCTAAAGGCATCGTCCTCGCCGCCTGCTACCGCGTCGATGGCGGACAGGTCGACGATAAGCATTCCGATCATCTGCCGGTATTTTCGAAGGGTGGGACCTCGCAATCCGGGATTACGTTCCTATCTGAGACACCTCCCTTGACCACTGCGAACAATTCGGGAACACGCTCCCTCCATGGCACTTACCAAGATCTCCGTCCGCGGCGCGCGGGAACACAATCTTAAGGGCGTCGATATCGAACTGCCGCGCGATAGCCTCATCGTCATCACGGGGCTGTCCGGCTCGGGCAAGTCGAGCCTTGCCTTCGACACCATCTATGCCGAGGGGCAGCGGCGCTATGTCGAGAGCCTGAGCGCCTATGCGCGCCAGTTCCTGGAGATGATGCAGAAGCCCGATGTCGAGCATATCGACGGGCTCTCTCCCGCGATCTCGATCGAGCAGAAGACGACGAGCCGCAACCCGCGTTCGACCGTGGCCACGGTGACCGAGATCTACGACTACATGCGCTTGCTGTGGGCGCGGGTGGGGGTGCCGTATTCGCCCGCCACTGGACTGCCGATCGAGGCGCAGACGGTCTCCAACATGGTCGACCGCGTCATGGAACTGCCCGAGGGCACGCGGCTGTATTTGCTCGCGCCGGTGGTGCGCGGGCGCAAGGGCGAATACCGCAAGGAACTGGCCGAGTGGCAGAAGGCGGGCTTCACCCGCGTGCGCATCGATGGGGAGATGTACCCAATCGAGGAAGCGCCTGCGCTCGACAAGAAATTCAAGCACGACATCGAGGTGGTGGTCGATCGCCTCGCGGTGAAGGAAGGCATCGAGACGCGCCTCGCCGACAGTTTCGAGCAGGCCCTGAAGCTGGCTGATGGGCTCGCCTATGTCGACCTCGCCGACGGCGTAGTGCCCGGACGCGAGGACGAGGGCGCGTCAGGCGGCGCGATGAAGGGCGCTGGCCTGCCCGCCAACCGCATCGTGTTTTCGGAGCATTTCTCCTGCCCGGTCTCCGGCTTCACCATCGAGGAGGTCGAGCCGCGCCTGTTCTCGTTCAACGCGCCGCAGGGGGCCTGCCCGACCTGTGACGGTATCGGCGAAAAGCAGCTGTTCGACCCGCAGCTGGTCGTCCCCAACGAGGCGCTCAGTCTGAAGAAGGGCGCGGTGGTGCCCTGGGCGAAGAGCAACCCGCCGAGCCCCTATTACATGCAGGTCCTCGCCAGCCTCGCGAAGGAATACGAGTTCGACCTCACCACCCCGTGGGAAGATTTCGACAAGGAAATCCGCGACATCATCCTCTACGGCACCAAGGGCCGCGCCATCCCGCTCACCTTCAAGGACGGGCGCAAGCAATATACGGTGAAAAAGCCGTTCGAAGGCGTCATCGGCAACCTCAACCGCCGCATGCTGCAGACCGAAAGCGCGTGGATGCGCGAGGAGCTGGCCAAGTTCCAGACCGCGCAGCCGTGCGAGACATGCCATGGCAAGCGCCTCAACGAGAAGGCGCTGGCGGTGAAGATCGACGGCACCGACATCGCCACGCCGACCAAGATGAGCGTGGCCGATGCGAAGGACTATTTCCTGGGGCTCCCCGATGCGCTGAACGACACACAGCGGCAAATCGCGCACGCCATCCTCAAGGAAATCAACGAGCGGCTAGGCTTCCTCGACAATGTCGGGCTTGACTACCTCAACCTCGACCGCACCAGCGGCACATTGTCCGGCGGGGAGAGCCAGCGCATCCGCCTCGCCAGCCAGATCGGCAGCGGTCTTTCCGGAGTGCTCTACGTGCTCGACGAGCCCAGCATCGGCCTTCACCAGCGCGACAACGACCGGCTGCTCGAAACCCTCAAGCGCCTGCGCGACCTCGGAAACACCGTGATCGTGGTCGAGCATGACGAGGACGCCATCCGCACCGCCGACCACGTGGTCGACCTCGGCCCCGGCGCGGGCGTGCATGGCGGCGAAGTGGTCGCGCAGGGCACGCTCAAGCAGGTGCTGCGTTCAAAGAAGTCGCTCACCGCAGACTACCTCACCGGCCGCCGCGAAATCGCCGTCCCTGCCACCCGCCGCAAGGGCAACGGGCACGCGCTCACCGTCCACGGCGCGCGGGCGAACAATCTGAACAACGTCACCGCCTCCATCCCGCTCGGCACCTTTACCTGCATCACCGGCGTCTCGGGCTCGGGCAAGTCGTCCTTCACCATCGACACGCTCTACGCCTCCGCCGCGCGCCAGCTGAACGGCGCACGTGTGGTCGCGGGCGCGCACGACAAGGTCACCGGCCTCGAATATTGCGACAAGGTGATCGAAATCGACCAGTCGCCCATCGGCCGCACCCCGCGCTCCAACCCGGCGACCTACACCGGCGCCTTCACCCAGATCCGCGACTGGTTCGCCGGCCTCCCCGAAGCGCAGGCGCGCGGCTACAAGCCCGGCCGCTTCAGCTTCAACGTCAAGGGCGGCCGCTGCGAGGCGTGCCAGGGCGACGGCCTCATCAAGATCGAGATGCACTTCCTGCCCGACGTCTACGTGACCTGCGAGGAATGCGGCGGCAAGCGCTACAACCGCGAAACGCTGGAGGTGAAGTTCAAGGGCCACTCCATCGCCGACGTGCTCGACATGACGATCGAGGATGCGGAAGGCTTCTTCAAGGCCGTCCCCCCGATCCGCGACAAGATGCACATGCTGAACGAGGTGGGGCTGGGCTACGTCAAGGTCGGCCAGCAGGCGACCACGCTGTCAGGCGGCGAGGCGCAGCGCGTGAAGCTGGCCAAGGAACTGTCCAAGCGCAGCACCGGCCAGACGCTCTACATCCTCGACGAGCCCACCACGGGCCTCCATTTCGAGGATGTGAGGAAACTCCTCGAAGTGCTCCACCGCCTGGTGGACCAGGGCAATTCGGTGGTCGTGATCGAGCATAATCTCGACGTGATAAAAACAGCCGACCACATTCTTGATCTCGGTCCGGGCGGCGGCGTGCGGGGCGGGGAGGTTGTTGCGCAGGGTACGCCGGAGGAAGTGGCCGAAATCGAGGGATCCTATACCGGCCAGTACCTGCGTCCAATGCTGGCGCGCCAGAAGGAAGCCGCCGAGTAGCAACGGAAGCCGGCCCCCGCGCAAGCGGGGATGGCCGAGGTGGCGGAGCGCTATGCGGGGCAGTATCTCAAGCCGATGCCTGTGCTGCGGCAGAAATTGAATAGAAGCGCATTTGCTCTGAACCTGAAGAGGGATAATTCTTGCGTGTGTTTAACTAAAGTCTGCAGTTAATAAAATCTTAGATACCAACCATCCATTGACTATATAATAATCGCATTAATCATCTTCGACCTGGTCTTCGACTTTCTTTGATTTGGTGCTTTCGAATACATAGAAGTCTTCTTCGAAAACCTCCGCATAAGTTTCGCGAAATTTCTCCTTCTCGCGTACCCAGTGGAAAACCGGCCATACTTTATAGTCTGAGCGAGAAATCTTAGCTTCATCAGACAATTTTTTCATCAGTTCGCACACTCCATCGACGTTTCCGCAGACGGCCCGCTCGCAAATCTGAAATTCGTACGAAGAATTTTCCCAATCGTATCGCTTGAGCGCGTTTTCTGATTTCTCAATCTCATCCAGAAATCGGTATGCATTCGCGAGATTGATGACCATCATGCGCCGAATGCGTTCTGGACGATCCTCGCTTTCCCAGTCCACCAGTGCTTCCAGAAGTCGGCTAGCCAGCGTATAACGTTTATCTCGAATGCTCTGAAATGCTGCTGCATTCAGAGCGGTATAGGCCTCTTCAAAGTTAGACTTATCGAGCCTTATCCAAATATTCCAAATGAAGACTAGTAAGAAGTAAACCAAGTGGTCGGTGGATTTTCGGAGGTACAGCGAATCGAGGCTGACATTTTCCCCGATTTTGAGCATCGAATCTTTGGGGCAGGA
Protein-coding sequences here:
- a CDS encoding GGDEF domain-containing protein; translation: MMASSTARFATTPSLSERDPDWHGEREAEVLRSVAETEGRTIYSNIVGTLIIAAVSQLLPNAADFHIPILFRLAATLFMTSVYISIRKKFAAGKRPAMPPALALPIGLFGGASWALLLAPVFFEPNLHPAAFIVAASVLICTSLVAVHCSPLPWVWYPFGLAFLATFWIAMLQAPSPFGTWMSLGVGLIYLAVASFSLAAARQKYAAAETLVNNHRLGEDLAEALARAEFLANRDPLTGLYNRRALFESELVTPAPGERNHVLLLDLDNFKQVNDQHGHDIGDRVLIAVGQALQQNVRDLGDENHFAARLGGEEFAVFLALDDPARAHEIAEAIRAAIKAVAAEFGLTGLLGTASIGVAEHRASEAIGSAIKRADKALYEAKAGGRNRVVVQTA
- a CDS encoding lysozyme, which codes for MSDNERKPGSSPSATLSRQSQINSLQSERLKAIMAELDRPLDNEKWTSTPHAGEQKGAKSFLQRIRRHRDHRRELKRARQAAAKVYKVKPRLSTRKRASLLMGAGAMSLAAFTGPPTQKAKPTVTPAVTISAVEMEEVRKPAALLTASDEFKQALIEEEGVRYTVYRDVAGYPTVGVGHLIRPADNLRVGDRISDEQVLAFLEDDLKTAERGVRILVGDLPLYQHEFDALLDLVYNVGLGNVSDRESPRLNAAINAADYEGIAAELDYTHAAGKVARGLEFRSERRAKIFMEASYEDPREVSTSRSVSS
- a CDS encoding GCN5-related N-acetyltransferase, with translation MDRTTLQNDWFDLTRERMPQAAQARGWPVRFDHCFQRILLDNAVGAKWNEQIPAPAYRNAPDEILQRAVALGRAAMEGTEDLAELNRNSLGFRGKLKP
- a CDS encoding M3 family metallopeptidase, which encodes MKAHILATTAAAALLSACTTAPGGEMDPIADAAVDAAVSIPKGTGYFAADSDLPFLAPDFEAVSEDDYLPAFRQGMAIQKAEIEAIKANPAPATFENTIVAYEKSGRMLGRVSRVFFALTGSNTTDRLDEINTEVSPLLTAHSDSITLDPALFARVKAVYDNRAAMTMTPEDATLLENTYDSMVQAGALLTETQRERVKAINTELSTLTTEFSQQAKDAMADQPVIFDNRSDLAGLSDADITSAAEFAAELGHEGKYAIALQNTTQQPLLPSMTNRAAREKLFMASYHRADGTTDIDTRLLIARIAELRAEKAALFGKPDWATYAMWDRMAETPETALDFMEQMVPALAATQRREAAMLNAAIAADGGNYEVKPWDWYRYANRIKAEQYELDEDAMMEYFQLDTMLEDGVFYMAEKLYGLTFERRTDLPVYHPDVWTYTVFDRDGSELGLFYFDPFQRPSKRGGAWMSNFVDQSHLWGTKPVIYNVLNIPKAPAGEPQLVSFDWVNTTFHEFGHALHGFFADQRYESLSGTATARDFVEYPSQVHEMWATYPDVLRNYAKHYQTGETIPQAMVDRIEAASKFNQGYDFGEVVEAALLDMKWAALSPEEAAALDTPEKVSAFERNSLEELGLEIDLVPPRYRSTYFNHIFSGPTGYSAGYYSYLWTEMLDRDSRKWFLENGGLTRANGDHYRATVLSRGGTMDYFKMFENFAGRAPDVTPMLEARGLVAGDEAADSAVSDDGPATIGDAGM
- a CDS encoding S8 family serine peptidase; this translates as MKKSLLTAMVLAAIPTTLIAQNGASLRAGEERVNPAIERAGQKISGSWICTMNFNTPGNAVAQEAGRAANRGQGRIKHVYTGAVKGFALQIPDHAIGRVMNGNPAIESCEQDQVMAIATKQRGKPTRDVSITADYTPWGVARVGGGTGSGFRRAWVIDSGIADHPDLNIDRGRSRSFVSGTSSTGDGNGHGTHVAGTIAAKGDGAGVVGVAPGAPVVSLRVFGASGEGSNSAVLAAVDHTYRYASPGDVVNMSLGGGTSSTLDNAVLRASNRGIYFTLAAGNEAMNANYSSPGRVNGTYIWTVSASDSNDRFASFSNYGNPPIDVAEPGVDIVSTYLNGGYAYLSGTSMAAPHLAGLILQRSVRYGGTVSGDRDNNPDVIGIK
- the thpR gene encoding RNA 2',3'-cyclic phosphodiesterase, yielding MTHRLFFALRPPAPLRDALIDTMDDLENARWQDDDQLHLTLRYIGEVDAHRADDLAEEAETLAFEPFELSIAGVGYFERKSRPSSVWARIAPSEPLTRLQARIERLCQRCGLPAETRKFTPHITLARLNAAAGSLAPFLARNESLALGPWRVDTYILYESFLREAGSLYDPVVTYHAKAE